A single window of Synergistales bacterium DNA harbors:
- a CDS encoding efflux RND transporter periplasmic adaptor subunit has protein sequence MDRRTLRWIFPPALAAAALLLFVINSDSGGDGTLRLSGTIEATEVAVSFQTGGRVARRLVDEGDAVRRGDCVARLVSDDLAQQVTLREAEQEGAQAALAELQQGYRAEEIAQALAGVEEARARLDELLEGSRQEELHRARAAVERARSEYRRLEKDFRRAEKLLEDQVITQQSYDRSYAAYQVAKARLLEAKASLQLVRQGPREQRIAQARAQLKKARERYGMLRQGPRKETVAQAAARVKQARAALAVARIRLGYATLTAPLDGVVLTAGLEAGEYAAPGTPVVTVARLDEVWMRAYIGETDLGRVELGQPVRVTTDSYPDRTYPGRVTFIASEAEFTPKMVRTEEERVRLVYRIKITLPNPDGELKPGMPADATLSPEPAER, from the coding sequence GTGGACCGCAGAACACTCCGATGGATCTTTCCCCCGGCGCTCGCCGCAGCGGCGCTGCTCCTTTTTGTCATCAACAGCGACAGCGGCGGTGACGGAACGCTCCGGCTCTCCGGAACCATCGAGGCCACCGAGGTGGCCGTAAGCTTCCAGACCGGCGGGCGGGTCGCCCGCCGGCTCGTCGACGAAGGCGATGCGGTCCGCCGAGGCGACTGTGTGGCCCGTCTGGTCAGCGACGATCTGGCCCAGCAGGTCACCCTCCGGGAGGCGGAACAGGAGGGGGCGCAGGCGGCGCTGGCCGAACTCCAGCAGGGCTACCGGGCCGAGGAGATCGCCCAGGCGCTGGCCGGTGTGGAGGAAGCCCGGGCCAGGCTCGACGAGCTGCTGGAGGGCTCCCGGCAGGAGGAGCTCCACCGCGCCCGGGCCGCCGTGGAGCGCGCCCGTTCGGAGTACCGACGGCTCGAAAAGGATTTCCGGCGGGCCGAGAAGCTCCTGGAAGACCAGGTCATCACACAGCAGAGCTACGACCGGAGCTACGCCGCCTACCAGGTGGCCAAAGCCAGACTGCTGGAGGCCAAGGCCTCGCTCCAGCTGGTCCGCCAGGGCCCCCGGGAGCAACGGATCGCCCAGGCCAGGGCACAGCTCAAAAAGGCCCGGGAACGCTACGGCATGCTCAGGCAGGGCCCGCGCAAGGAGACCGTCGCCCAGGCGGCAGCCAGGGTCAAGCAGGCCCGGGCGGCGCTGGCCGTCGCCCGGATACGACTCGGCTACGCCACCCTGACCGCCCCGCTGGACGGCGTGGTGCTGACCGCCGGTCTGGAAGCCGGCGAATACGCCGCACCGGGCACACCGGTGGTCACCGTCGCCCGCCTTGACGAGGTCTGGATGCGGGCCTACATCGGCGAGACCGATCTGGGGCGTGTGGAGCTGGGCCAACCTGTGCGGGTCACCACCGACAGCTACCCCGACAGGACCTACCCCGGCCGGGTGACCTTCATCGCCTCGGAAGCCGAGTTCACCCCCAAGATGGTACGGACGGAAGAGGAGCGGGTCCGACTGGTCTACCGGATCAAGATCACCCTCCCCAACCCCGACGGGGAGCTCAAACCGGGCATGCCCGCCGACGCCACCCTTTCACCGGAACCTGCGGAGCGATGA
- a CDS encoding ABC transporter ATP-binding protein, with amino-acid sequence MRQRSPRTPRSSQAEPTSTRTASIETESLTKRFGEATAVDGLTLSIRPGELFGLVGPDGAGKTTTLRLLTAIMRPDSGAARVGGFDTVRQPEEIKAIIGYMSQRFGLYSDLTVQENIDFYADLYDVPRGRERRERTERLLGFSNLTPFRNRRAGRLSGGMKQKLGLACALIHTPQLLFLDEPTNGVDPVSRRDFWRILYSLLREGVTIVVSTAYLDEAERCSRLALLDRGRLLAAGTPEEIKAESPGIVYEIRLPETRNAAHLLREHLPDTAVNLFGDRLHLQTADSGVTTETLRHALDEAGFTVSGIREIAPSLEDIFIVSLDREERNPS; translated from the coding sequence ATGAGACAACGCTCCCCCAGGACGCCACGGTCTTCCCAGGCGGAACCGACCTCCACCCGGACGGCAAGCATCGAGACAGAGAGCCTCACCAAGCGCTTCGGCGAGGCCACGGCGGTGGATGGGCTCACCCTCTCCATCCGGCCGGGGGAGCTCTTCGGTCTGGTGGGCCCCGACGGCGCCGGCAAGACCACCACCCTGCGGCTGCTCACGGCCATCATGCGCCCCGACAGCGGCGCCGCACGGGTGGGCGGATTCGACACGGTCCGTCAGCCCGAGGAGATCAAGGCGATCATCGGCTACATGAGCCAGCGTTTCGGCCTCTACAGCGACCTCACCGTGCAGGAGAACATCGATTTCTACGCCGATCTCTACGATGTCCCCAGAGGCAGGGAACGCCGGGAACGCACCGAGCGGCTGCTGGGGTTCAGCAATCTCACCCCCTTCCGCAACCGGCGGGCCGGCCGCCTCTCGGGCGGGATGAAACAGAAGCTCGGCCTGGCCTGCGCCCTGATCCACACCCCGCAACTGCTCTTTCTGGACGAACCCACCAACGGGGTGGACCCCGTCTCGCGGCGGGACTTCTGGCGCATCCTCTACAGCCTCCTCAGGGAGGGGGTCACCATCGTGGTCTCCACGGCCTATCTGGACGAAGCGGAGCGCTGCAGCCGTCTGGCCCTGCTCGACAGGGGACGGCTGCTCGCCGCGGGCACCCCGGAGGAGATCAAGGCGGAAAGCCCCGGCATCGTCTACGAGATCCGCCTCCCGGAGACCCGCAACGCCGCACACCTGCTGCGGGAGCACCTCCCGGACACCGCCGTCAACCTCTTCGGCGACCGGCTCCATCTCCAGACCGCCGACAGCGGCGTCACCACGGAAACGCTTCGGCACGCCCTGGACGAGGCCGGTTTCACCGTCTCCGGGATCCGGGAGATCGCCCCCAGTCTGGAGGACATCTTCATCGTCTCCCTGGACCGGGAAGAGCGGAACCCGTCATGA
- a CDS encoding ABC transporter ATP-binding protein, translating to MTGERNTAVTVTDLVRRFGTFTAVDAISFSVAPGEIFGFLGPNGAGKSTTIRMLCGILAPTSGGGTVAGFDIATQSEGIKSHIGYMSQRFSLYGDLTVEENIDFYSGIYRLPAAKRRDRKEWVLEMAGLTERRDALTETLSGGWKQRLALGCAILHEPPVLFLDEPTSGVDPLSRRRFWDLIYALSEQGVTIFVTTHYMDEAEYCDRLGLIYRGRLIAEGTPSTLKEREMAEKVLEVLCSAPYEALERAESLPFVKEAALFGNGIHVVADGGAEAEGELREALEERGHRIDRLGFITPSLEDVFVSLIERYEGNRGGEEAVRQ from the coding sequence ATGACGGGAGAGAGGAACACCGCCGTCACCGTCACCGATCTGGTGCGGCGCTTCGGGACCTTCACCGCCGTGGACGCCATCTCCTTCAGCGTCGCCCCGGGTGAGATCTTCGGGTTTCTCGGCCCCAACGGGGCGGGCAAGTCCACCACCATCCGCATGCTCTGCGGCATCCTGGCCCCCACCAGCGGCGGGGGCACCGTGGCGGGCTTCGACATCGCCACCCAGTCCGAAGGGATCAAGTCCCATATCGGCTACATGAGCCAGCGCTTCTCCCTCTACGGCGATCTCACCGTGGAGGAGAACATCGACTTCTACAGCGGCATCTACCGGCTTCCCGCCGCCAAACGCCGGGATCGCAAGGAGTGGGTGCTGGAGATGGCGGGGCTGACGGAGCGCCGGGACGCGCTGACGGAGACCCTCTCGGGGGGCTGGAAGCAGCGCCTCGCCCTGGGCTGCGCCATCCTGCACGAACCGCCGGTGCTCTTTCTGGACGAGCCCACCTCGGGGGTCGATCCGCTGAGCCGCCGCCGCTTCTGGGACCTCATCTACGCCCTGTCGGAGCAGGGCGTCACCATCTTCGTGACCACCCACTACATGGACGAAGCGGAGTACTGCGACCGGCTGGGCCTTATCTACAGGGGGCGCCTCATTGCCGAGGGGACCCCTTCCACGCTGAAGGAACGGGAGATGGCCGAAAAGGTCCTGGAGGTGCTCTGCAGCGCGCCCTACGAAGCGCTGGAGAGAGCCGAATCGCTGCCCTTCGTGAAGGAGGCCGCCCTCTTCGGCAACGGGATCCACGTGGTGGCAGACGGCGGCGCCGAGGCCGAAGGGGAGCTGCGGGAAGCACTGGAAGAACGAGGGCACCGCATCGACCGGCTGGGCTTCATCACGCCTTCGCTGGAGGATGTCTTTGTCTCTCTCATCGAGCGCTACGAAGGGAATCGGGGTGGAGAGGAGGCGGTCAGGCAATGA
- a CDS encoding ABC transporter permease produces MRWRRTAAVARKETLHILRDPRSLAMAVAIPVLLILLFGYALTLDVDNVPLALLDRDHSSAGRELTAAFAGSRYFTLHTVAAGRRELQRALDTGGALVALTIPPGFGADLSAGRTPAVQIVIEGSDANTAGIARGYVRAVTERYSRRILVEQAARRGREPLQPPLELRQRVWYNPEMDSTNYIVPGLIAVIMMVIAALLTSLTIAREWEQGTMEQLIATPVTAVELITGKLLPYFAVGMLDVLVAVLMGEFLYGVPFRGNVVLLFGMAAIFLAGSLSMGILISVVTRSQLLASQVAIIVTFLPSFLLSGFMFAITSMPQPIRIATHLIPARYFVTLLRGIYLKGVGLAVLWPEALLLALFSLVMVALANLAFTKRLV; encoded by the coding sequence ATGAGATGGCGGCGAACCGCGGCGGTGGCCCGCAAGGAGACCCTCCACATCCTCCGGGATCCCCGGAGTCTGGCCATGGCCGTGGCCATCCCGGTGCTGCTGATCCTGCTCTTCGGCTACGCCCTGACGCTGGATGTGGACAACGTCCCCCTGGCGCTCCTGGACCGCGACCACAGCTCCGCCGGCCGGGAGCTCACCGCCGCCTTCGCCGGATCCCGCTACTTCACTCTGCACACGGTGGCCGCCGGCAGGAGAGAACTGCAGCGGGCGCTGGACACCGGCGGGGCGCTGGTGGCGCTGACCATCCCGCCGGGCTTCGGCGCCGACCTGTCGGCGGGACGGACCCCGGCGGTGCAGATCGTCATCGAGGGGAGCGACGCCAATACCGCCGGGATCGCCCGGGGCTATGTCCGCGCCGTGACGGAGCGGTACAGCCGGCGTATCCTGGTGGAGCAGGCGGCCCGCCGGGGAAGAGAGCCCCTCCAGCCGCCGCTGGAGCTCCGGCAGCGGGTCTGGTACAACCCGGAGATGGACTCCACCAACTACATCGTCCCGGGGCTCATCGCGGTGATCATGATGGTCATCGCGGCGCTCCTCACCTCGCTGACCATCGCCAGGGAGTGGGAACAGGGAACCATGGAGCAGCTCATCGCCACGCCCGTGACCGCCGTGGAGCTGATCACCGGCAAGCTGCTGCCCTACTTCGCCGTGGGGATGCTCGATGTGCTGGTGGCCGTCCTGATGGGGGAGTTCCTCTACGGGGTGCCCTTTCGGGGGAATGTGGTGCTGCTCTTCGGGATGGCCGCCATCTTCCTGGCCGGATCGCTCTCCATGGGGATCCTCATCAGCGTGGTCACCAGGAGCCAGCTCCTGGCCAGCCAGGTGGCCATCATCGTGACCTTCCTCCCCTCCTTCCTGCTGTCGGGGTTCATGTTCGCCATCACCAGCATGCCCCAGCCCATCCGGATCGCCACCCACCTCATCCCGGCGCGCTACTTCGTGACGCTGCTCCGGGGGATCTACCTCAAGGGGGTGGGGCTCGCCGTCCTCTGGCCGGAGGCGCTGCTGCTGGCCCTCTTCTCGCTGGTGATGGTGGCCCTGGCCAACCTCGCCTTCACCAAGAGGCTGGTGTAG
- a CDS encoding ABC transporter permease: protein MFRRIREMLRKELIQIFRDPRMRMVILVAPIIQLMVFGYAVSTDVETVRLALCDSDRTPLSRELTARFVRSGYFAVVASPRDPDDITLLLDSGKAEAALVLRSGFAAAVHAGKTAPLQLIVDGTNSNTASVVLQYARQITGDLSGELLTERLRRRGIQGRPAAFQARIRAWFNSNLESRNYYVPGVIALLVMLITLMLTSMAIVREKEIGTMEQIMVTPITQLEFILGKMLPFALIAFVDVTLISLVGVFWFHVPLRGSLLLLFLSTGCFVTTTLGIGLFLSTVSTTQQQAMMGTFLFFLPAVLLSGFMFPIANMPEPVQWVTLLNPLRHFLVILRGVFLKGVGIAVLWPQIAALALLGTSTLVLASRRFRKTLS, encoded by the coding sequence ATGTTCCGACGGATCCGGGAGATGCTCCGCAAGGAACTGATCCAGATCTTCCGGGACCCCCGGATGCGGATGGTCATCCTCGTGGCCCCGATCATCCAGCTGATGGTCTTCGGCTACGCCGTCTCCACCGACGTAGAGACGGTGCGGCTGGCGCTCTGCGACAGCGACCGCACGCCGCTGAGCCGGGAGCTGACGGCACGCTTCGTCCGTTCCGGGTACTTCGCCGTGGTCGCCTCGCCCCGGGATCCCGACGACATCACCCTCCTTCTGGACAGCGGGAAGGCCGAGGCGGCGCTGGTCCTCCGGAGCGGCTTCGCCGCGGCGGTCCACGCCGGGAAGACGGCACCGCTTCAGCTCATCGTGGACGGCACCAACTCCAACACGGCGAGCGTGGTCCTCCAGTACGCCCGGCAGATCACCGGGGACCTCTCCGGGGAGCTCCTGACGGAACGCCTCCGGCGAAGGGGGATACAGGGAAGGCCTGCGGCTTTCCAGGCGCGGATCCGGGCCTGGTTCAACAGCAACCTGGAAAGCCGCAACTACTACGTGCCCGGGGTCATCGCCCTGCTGGTGATGCTCATCACGCTGATGCTCACCAGCATGGCCATCGTCAGGGAGAAGGAGATCGGCACCATGGAGCAGATCATGGTCACCCCCATCACCCAGCTGGAGTTCATCCTCGGCAAGATGCTGCCCTTCGCCCTCATCGCCTTCGTGGATGTGACGCTCATCTCGCTGGTGGGGGTCTTCTGGTTCCACGTCCCGCTGCGGGGCAGCCTGCTGCTGCTCTTTCTCTCCACAGGCTGTTTCGTCACGACCACCCTGGGGATCGGGCTCTTTCTCTCCACAGTCAGCACCACCCAGCAGCAGGCCATGATGGGCACCTTCCTGTTCTTCCTCCCGGCTGTTCTGCTCTCGGGCTTCATGTTCCCCATCGCCAACATGCCCGAGCCCGTCCAGTGGGTCACCCTGCTCAACCCGCTGCGGCACTTTCTGGTGATCCTCCGGGGGGTCTTCCTCAAGGGGGTGGGGATCGCCGTCCTCTGGCCCCAGATCGCCGCGCTGGCTCTGCTGGGGACGTCTACGCTCGTTCTCGCCTCCCGGCGGTTCAGAAAGACCCTGTCCTGA
- a CDS encoding M48 family metallopeptidase yields the protein MTRLPPYTVREDGRAKRLRVKLTAREGLVVVVPRGTDRSRIPGILEEHEETIRQALEQQQNTVEQARREGLLKPETVELPCIGERWTVRYDHRPSAYIELRQRKGRLEIQGPDENAVIRRLLRDWLKGKARRHITPLMEEQAHRCGLSYSRLQFRIQKTRWGSCSTTGTISLNACLLFLEPHLVRHVLIHELCHSVHMNHSDAFWELVGRFDPNWREYRGVLKESFRSVPLWVGHTGEEP from the coding sequence ATGACGCGACTCCCGCCCTACACCGTCCGCGAAGACGGCCGGGCCAAACGGCTGCGGGTCAAGCTGACCGCCAGGGAAGGCCTGGTGGTCGTCGTTCCCCGGGGCACCGACCGAAGCCGCATCCCCGGGATCCTGGAAGAACACGAAGAGACCATCCGGCAGGCCCTGGAGCAACAGCAGAACACCGTAGAGCAGGCCCGCCGGGAGGGGCTCCTGAAGCCGGAAACCGTGGAGCTGCCCTGCATCGGCGAGCGGTGGACGGTCCGCTACGACCACAGGCCTTCGGCGTACATCGAGCTGCGGCAGCGCAAGGGGCGGCTGGAGATCCAGGGACCCGACGAGAACGCGGTGATCCGTCGGCTGCTCCGGGACTGGCTCAAGGGGAAGGCCCGCCGCCACATCACCCCTCTGATGGAGGAGCAGGCCCACCGTTGCGGGCTCAGCTACAGCAGGCTCCAGTTCCGCATACAGAAAACCCGGTGGGGAAGCTGCTCCACCACCGGGACCATCAGTCTCAACGCCTGTCTGCTCTTTCTGGAACCCCACCTGGTCCGCCACGTGCTGATCCACGAACTCTGCCACAGCGTGCACATGAACCATTCCGACGCCTTCTGGGAGCTGGTGGGCCGGTTCGACCCCAACTGGCGGGAGTATCGGGGCGTCCTCAAGGAGAGCTTCCGCTCCGTACCGCTCTGGGTGGGCCACACCGGGGAGGAACCCTAG
- a CDS encoding isocitrate lyase/PEP mutase family protein, producing the protein MLRESGTRAGTALRAMLRDKAYIVGAGVYDALSAKCAERAGFDVVHHSGYGTAATRLGVPDIGLTDFSEMRAQLQSITRAVSVPVFGDGDTGYGNALNAYRTVQEYIRAGAAGLFLEDQKWPKRCGHLEGKDVIPWPEMRSKLQAALDARDALDPDVLIIYRTDALAPRGMEEALRRGKAAEELGVDMVFVEALETREQMELAGNSFEVPLMLNLIEGGRTPFVTPAEARDYGFTYIVYALTGLFAATRAMERAFAAVMQGTPQETYADDLVSFGEFADLMDMAEIKEMEERYRVERPEA; encoded by the coding sequence ATGCTACGGGAGAGCGGGACAAGGGCGGGTACCGCCTTGCGGGCCATGCTGCGGGACAAAGCCTATATCGTCGGCGCCGGCGTCTACGACGCGCTGAGCGCCAAGTGCGCCGAGCGGGCCGGCTTCGACGTGGTCCACCACTCGGGGTACGGGACGGCGGCCACGCGGCTCGGCGTGCCCGATATCGGGCTTACCGACTTTTCGGAGATGCGCGCCCAGCTGCAGAGCATCACCCGGGCCGTCTCGGTTCCCGTCTTCGGTGACGGCGACACGGGCTACGGCAATGCCCTGAACGCCTACCGCACCGTCCAGGAGTACATCCGGGCCGGTGCGGCGGGGCTCTTTCTGGAGGACCAGAAGTGGCCCAAACGCTGCGGCCACCTGGAGGGCAAGGATGTGATCCCCTGGCCGGAGATGCGGAGCAAGCTCCAGGCGGCACTGGACGCGCGGGATGCTCTGGATCCCGACGTGCTGATCATCTACCGCACCGACGCCCTGGCGCCCCGCGGCATGGAGGAGGCCCTCCGGCGGGGCAAGGCTGCCGAGGAGCTTGGTGTGGACATGGTCTTCGTGGAGGCCCTGGAGACCCGGGAGCAGATGGAGCTGGCGGGAAACAGCTTCGAGGTCCCGCTGATGCTCAATCTCATCGAAGGCGGCAGGACCCCCTTCGTGACGCCCGCCGAGGCCCGCGACTACGGCTTCACCTACATCGTCTACGCCCTCACCGGCCTCTTCGCCGCCACCAGGGCCATGGAGCGGGCCTTCGCCGCCGTCATGCAGGGGACGCCCCAGGAGACCTACGCCGACGATCTGGTCTCCTTCGGGGAGTTCGCCGATCTCATGGATATGGCGGAGATCAAGGAGATGGAAGAGCGATACAGGGTGGAGCGACCGGAGGCCTAG
- a CDS encoding TRAP transporter large permease, translating into MTVFIGIVLLLLTLLFFGLPVAFSLGATSTLLLKLFDLPFQIVGQTIYSSLDSFVLLAVPLFIAMSQVLLEGKVGADLFTVMNAWVRHLPGGLAIATVLSCAFFSAITGSSAATAATIGMIAFPALISRGYDRTFTLGLLAAGATLGILIPPSIPLILYGAVTEESVGKLFMAGIVPGLVLTGLFTVYAVIQSKRGGAEIMVRVPWKERLDVTRRNLWGIMLPVIILGGIYSGAFTPTEAAAIGLVYSLFITMVVYRTVLFRDLPRICLKSITTSCMIAMIIAGALLFGRVLTFLELPQQLTRMVIDLGLSPISFILAMSLVMFVLGCILETVSIVLLTMPLVTPILFALNIDPIWYAIILVINMEMALITPPVGVNLYVIGGLRKDIQMQEIIKGVFPFMLIMVLMLALVILFPRMSLWLPMLMQ; encoded by the coding sequence ATGACGGTCTTCATCGGTATCGTCCTGCTGCTGCTGACGCTCCTCTTCTTCGGCCTGCCGGTGGCCTTCTCGCTGGGGGCCACGTCCACGCTGCTGCTCAAGCTCTTCGATCTGCCCTTCCAGATCGTGGGGCAGACCATCTATTCCTCGCTGGACAGCTTCGTCCTCCTGGCGGTGCCGCTCTTTATCGCCATGAGCCAGGTGCTGCTGGAGGGCAAGGTGGGCGCCGACCTCTTCACGGTGATGAACGCCTGGGTGCGCCACCTCCCCGGCGGTCTTGCCATCGCCACGGTGCTGAGCTGCGCCTTCTTTTCGGCTATCACGGGTTCCAGTGCGGCCACGGCGGCCACCATCGGGATGATCGCTTTCCCGGCGCTGATCAGCCGGGGCTACGACCGCACCTTCACCCTGGGGCTGCTGGCCGCCGGGGCCACGCTGGGGATCCTCATCCCGCCCAGCATCCCCCTGATCCTCTACGGCGCCGTGACGGAGGAGTCGGTGGGCAAGCTCTTCATGGCCGGCATCGTCCCGGGCCTGGTGCTCACCGGCCTCTTTACCGTCTACGCCGTGATCCAGAGCAAACGGGGCGGGGCCGAGATCATGGTCCGGGTGCCCTGGAAGGAGCGGCTGGATGTCACCCGGAGGAATCTCTGGGGGATCATGCTGCCGGTGATCATCCTCGGCGGGATCTACTCCGGGGCCTTCACACCCACCGAGGCGGCGGCCATCGGCCTGGTCTACAGCCTCTTCATCACCATGGTGGTCTACCGGACGGTGCTCTTCCGGGATCTGCCGCGGATCTGCCTGAAGTCGATCACCACCTCCTGTATGATCGCCATGATCATCGCCGGGGCGCTGCTCTTCGGCCGGGTGCTGACCTTCCTGGAGCTGCCGCAGCAGCTGACCCGGATGGTGATCGATCTGGGGCTCTCGCCGATCAGCTTTATCCTGGCCATGAGCCTGGTGATGTTCGTCCTGGGCTGCATCCTGGAGACGGTCTCCATCGTGCTGCTGACCATGCCGCTGGTGACGCCGATTCTCTTCGCGCTGAACATCGACCCCATCTGGTACGCCATCATCCTGGTGATCAACATGGAGATGGCGCTCATCACGCCCCCCGTCGGGGTAAACCTCTACGTCATCGGCGGCCTGCGCAAGGACATCCAGATGCAGGAGATCATCAAGGGGGTCTTCCCCTTCATGCTGATCATGGTGCTCATGCTGGCGCTGGTGATCCTCTTCCCCCGGATGAGCCTCTGGCTGCCGATGCTCATGCAATAG
- a CDS encoding TRAP transporter small permease produces the protein MLASLWDGVRSLVERSVYILGLISGMSILLFGLILFYEVVCRYCFNAPTLWAVETATYMFMFSMFCGLAYTLQAGKHVAIDLFVSRLSVSAARRLYRVMALVGLVFCLVVVFQSYEMTLSALEYHKLSPTPLGFPLWIPNAAMCVGFLFLTLQYAVFWIDSFLPGGEARWNEGGETIE, from the coding sequence ATGCTTGCAAGCCTGTGGGATGGTGTCCGTTCCCTGGTGGAGCGCAGTGTCTATATTCTCGGCCTTATCAGCGGCATGAGCATTCTGCTTTTCGGCCTGATCCTTTTCTACGAGGTGGTCTGCCGGTATTGCTTCAACGCGCCGACGCTCTGGGCGGTGGAGACGGCGACCTACATGTTCATGTTTTCCATGTTCTGCGGTTTGGCCTACACCTTGCAGGCCGGCAAACATGTGGCGATCGACCTCTTTGTCAGCCGACTTTCCGTCAGTGCGGCGCGCCGTCTCTACCGGGTGATGGCCCTGGTGGGGCTCGTGTTCTGCCTGGTGGTGGTATTCCAGAGCTACGAGATGACCCTCAGCGCTTTGGAGTACCACAAGCTCTCGCCGACGCCGCTGGGCTTCCCCCTGTGGATCCCCAACGCCGCCATGTGCGTGGGCTTTCTCTTTCTCACCCTGCAGTACGCGGTCTTCTGGATCGATTCCTTTCTGCCCGGCGGGGAGGCCCGCTGGAATGAGGGGGGGGAGACGATCGAATGA